In Porites lutea chromosome 1, jaPorLute2.1, whole genome shotgun sequence, a single genomic region encodes these proteins:
- the LOC140934272 gene encoding selenoprotein K-like — MVYVSGSNVLDNRSIWRLSIFSDVFWGIVNFVVLFFHTMFSPGLTKHGNSYTSTDYRPGQGPPRPPGRRFGRIGGGGGGAPYNPGPPMGGG, encoded by the exons ATGGTGTACGTATCTGGAA GTAACGTCTTAGACAACAGATCGATATGGAGATTGTCCATATTCTCCGATGTCTTTTGGGGAATCGTCAACTTCGTGGTTTTATT CTTTCACACCATGTTTTCG CCTGGGCTCACAAAGCATGGTAATTCTTACACAAGTACAGATTACAGACCTGGGCAAGG ACCCCCAAGACCTCCAGGAAGAAGGTTTGGAAGAATCGGTGGAGGAGGAGGTG GTGCACCATACAATCCTGGGCCTCCAATGGGTGGTGGATGA